A window of the Enterobacteriaceae bacterium 4M9 genome harbors these coding sequences:
- a CDS encoding YicC family protein codes for MIRSMTAYARREIKGEWGSASWELRSVNQRYLETYFRMPEQFRSLEPVVRERIRNRLTRGKVECNLRFEPDPRARTSLLLNEELAKQLVQAANWVKLQSDEGEINPVDILRWPGVMAAEEQDLDAIAAEILAALDGTLDDFVVARETEGQALKSLIEQRLEGVSSEVAKVRAQLPDVIKWQRERLVTKLEEAQVQLENNRLEQELVLMAQRLDVAEELDRLDAHVKETYNILKKKEAVGRRLDFMMQEFNRESNTLASKSINADITNSAIELKVLIEQMREQIQNIE; via the coding sequence ATGATCCGCAGCATGACAGCCTACGCCCGGCGAGAAATCAAGGGTGAATGGGGCAGCGCCTCCTGGGAGCTACGTTCGGTAAACCAACGCTATCTCGAAACCTATTTCCGTATGCCGGAGCAGTTCCGCAGCCTGGAGCCCGTGGTTCGCGAGCGGATTCGTAACCGTCTGACGCGCGGTAAAGTGGAGTGCAACCTGCGTTTTGAGCCGGACCCGCGCGCCCGCACCTCGCTGTTGCTCAACGAAGAGCTGGCTAAACAGCTGGTACAGGCAGCCAACTGGGTAAAACTTCAGAGCGATGAAGGTGAAATTAACCCGGTGGATATCCTGCGCTGGCCTGGCGTGATGGCGGCTGAAGAGCAGGATCTGGATGCTATTGCCGCAGAGATTCTCGCAGCCCTGGATGGCACGCTTGACGACTTCGTCGTCGCACGTGAAACCGAAGGTCAGGCGCTGAAGTCACTGATTGAGCAACGTCTTGAAGGCGTGAGCAGCGAAGTCGCTAAAGTGCGCGCCCAGCTGCCGGACGTGATTAAGTGGCAACGTGAACGCCTGGTCACAAAGCTTGAAGAAGCGCAGGTACAGCTTGAAAACAACCGCCTGGAGCAGGAACTGGTGCTGATGGCACAGCGCCTGGACGTAGCCGAAGAACTGGACCGGCTGGATGCTCACGTGAAAGAAACTTACAACATTCTGAAGAAAAAAGAGGCGGTTGGCCGCCGACTGGACTTCATGATGCAGGAGTTTAACCGCGAGTCGAACACGCTGGCTTCTAAATCCATTAATGCCGATATCACCAACTCCGCGATTGAGTTGAAGGTGCTGATTGAGCAGATGCGCGAGCAAATCCAGAATATCGAGTAA
- a CDS encoding SMP-30/gluconolactonase/LRE family protein gives MPTSRRSLLKIGSAVAATALIHGRVFAAWESAQRYPDPAIVALDPSFNALFLTSAKVERIATGCRWAEGPVWFGDARMLLWSDIPNNAVMRWDEATGQTSVFRKPSNNSNGHARDRQGRLLSCEHDTRRVTRTEYDGTLTVLADRFQGKRLNSPNDIAVKSDASIWFTDPPFGIAGFYEGHKAEPELPQNLYRLDPQSRELAVAAGDINGPNGLCFSPDEKVLYVVESRAQPNRLILAYDIVDNQLKNKRVHIDCGNGTADGIACDSAGNLWCGWGQGSAELDGVRVFNPQGKAIGMIHLPERCANLCFGGEQRNRLFMAASTSVYSLYVNTQGAVLV, from the coding sequence ATGCCCACCTCTCGCCGCAGTTTGCTGAAAATTGGCAGCGCTGTTGCCGCCACCGCCCTGATTCACGGCCGCGTATTTGCCGCCTGGGAGTCTGCCCAGCGCTATCCCGATCCCGCCATTGTCGCACTCGACCCCAGTTTCAATGCGCTTTTTCTCACCAGCGCCAAAGTGGAGCGCATCGCCACAGGCTGCCGCTGGGCGGAAGGCCCGGTCTGGTTTGGTGATGCCCGTATGCTGCTGTGGAGCGATATCCCCAACAATGCGGTAATGCGCTGGGATGAAGCCACCGGGCAGACCTCGGTCTTTCGAAAGCCATCAAACAACAGCAACGGCCACGCCCGCGACCGCCAGGGACGCCTGTTAAGCTGCGAGCACGATACGCGCCGGGTTACGCGCACGGAATATGACGGTACGCTCACCGTGCTCGCAGACCGCTTCCAGGGAAAACGCCTGAATTCGCCAAACGACATTGCGGTGAAAAGCGACGCCAGCATCTGGTTTACCGACCCGCCGTTCGGCATTGCCGGTTTTTATGAAGGCCACAAAGCCGAACCAGAACTGCCGCAAAATCTCTACCGGCTGGACCCGCAAAGTCGCGAACTGGCTGTTGCCGCAGGCGACATTAACGGCCCGAACGGGCTGTGCTTTTCACCGGACGAAAAGGTGCTTTATGTGGTGGAAAGTCGGGCACAACCTAACCGCCTGATTCTGGCTTATGACATTGTCGATAATCAGCTTAAAAACAAGCGGGTCCATATCGATTGTGGCAACGGTACCGCCGACGGCATTGCCTGCGACAGCGCGGGGAATTTGTGGTGCGGATGGGGCCAGGGCAGTGCAGAGCTGGACGGGGTTCGGGTATTTAACCCGCAGGGTAAAGCGATCGGCATGATTCATCTACCGGAGCGCTGTGCCAATCTGTGTTTTGGCGGTGAGCAGCGCAACCGCCTGTTTATGGCGGCCAGTACGTCTGTTTATTCGCTGTACGTGAATACCCAGGGTGCGGTGCTGGTTTAG
- the rph gene encoding ribonuclease PH — MRPSGRSAEQVRPLTLTRHYTKHAEGSVLVEFGETKVLCTASVEESVPRFLKGQGQGWITAEYGMLPRSTHTRNAREAAKGKQGGRTMEIQRLIARALRAAVDLKALGEFTITLDCDVIQADGGTRTASITGACVALADALNGLVASGKLKTSPMKGMVAAVSVGIVGGEAVCDLEYIEDSAAETDMNVVMTEDGRIIEVQGTAEGEPFTHEELLTLLDLARGGIDSIVSSQKAALAE, encoded by the coding sequence ATGCGTCCATCAGGCCGTAGCGCCGAACAGGTGCGTCCTCTCACCCTGACACGTCACTATACAAAACACGCTGAAGGCTCCGTGCTGGTCGAGTTTGGTGAAACCAAAGTGCTGTGCACGGCAAGCGTGGAAGAAAGTGTGCCGCGCTTTCTTAAAGGCCAGGGCCAGGGCTGGATAACCGCCGAATACGGCATGTTGCCGCGCTCTACCCACACCCGTAACGCCCGCGAAGCGGCAAAGGGCAAACAGGGTGGCCGCACCATGGAAATCCAGCGCCTTATCGCACGTGCGCTGCGCGCTGCCGTTGACCTGAAAGCGCTGGGCGAATTCACCATCACGCTGGATTGCGACGTGATTCAGGCCGATGGCGGTACTCGTACGGCGTCAATCACCGGTGCCTGCGTGGCGCTGGCCGATGCGCTCAACGGTCTGGTGGCCAGCGGTAAGCTGAAAACCAGCCCAATGAAAGGCATGGTGGCCGCCGTGTCCGTAGGCATTGTCGGTGGCGAAGCGGTGTGCGATCTGGAATATATCGAAGATTCCGCGGCTGAAACGGATATGAACGTGGTGATGACCGAAGACGGTCGCATCATTGAAGTGCAGGGCACGGCAGAAGGCGAGCCGTTTACCCATGAAGAGCTCCTCACGCTGCTGGATTTGGCCCGTGGAGGAATAGATTCCATTGTCTCGTCGCAAAAAGCGGCGCTGGCAGAATAG
- the pyrE gene encoding orotate phosphoribosyltransferase: MKAYQRQFIEFALNKQVLKFGEFTLKSGRTSPYFFNAGLFNTGRDLALLGRFYAEALVDSGIDFDLLFGPAYKGIPIATTTAVALAEHHDRDLPYCFNRKEAKDHGEGGTLVGSALTGRVMLVDDVITAGTAIRESMEIIQANGATLAGVLISLDRQERGRGDISAIQEVERDYGCKVISIITLKDLIAYLEEKPEMAQHLAAVRAYREQYGV; this comes from the coding sequence ATGAAAGCGTATCAGCGCCAGTTTATTGAATTTGCGCTCAACAAACAGGTCCTGAAGTTCGGCGAGTTTACGCTGAAGTCCGGGCGCACCAGCCCGTATTTTTTCAACGCCGGGCTGTTTAACACCGGGCGTGACCTGGCGCTGCTGGGACGTTTTTACGCCGAAGCGCTGGTGGATTCTGGCATCGACTTCGATCTGCTGTTTGGCCCGGCGTACAAAGGCATTCCCATTGCTACCACAACGGCTGTGGCGCTGGCAGAGCATCATGACCGCGATCTGCCGTATTGCTTTAACCGCAAAGAAGCGAAGGACCACGGTGAAGGCGGCACGCTGGTGGGCAGCGCCCTTACCGGACGCGTGATGCTGGTGGACGATGTGATTACCGCAGGCACCGCTATTCGTGAATCAATGGAAATTATCCAGGCCAATGGCGCAACGCTTGCCGGCGTGCTGATTTCGCTGGACCGCCAGGAGCGTGGTCGCGGTGATATTTCTGCTATTCAGGAGGTTGAGCGTGATTATGGCTGTAAGGTGATTTCTATCATCACGCTTAAAGACCTTATCGCGTATCTGGAAGAAAAGCCGGAAATGGCGCAGCACCTGGCAGCGGTGCGCGCCTATCGTGAGCAGTACGGCGTGTAA